A stretch of DNA from Bacillota bacterium:
CCACATACGCCTGCAACGTCCCCACCTGCGCCGGCGTGAACATCGGCTCCGCGACCACCACCGCGTCGCACGCGCACGGCTTCAACCGCACCTCCAACCCCGCGCCATCGCGCAGGCACTGCCGTAAACGCTCACGCCAACCTGCATCTGGACAGAGAAGCCAAACCACCGGCATGTCAGACACCTCGCCACAGAAGATGCTGAAACGAGTATAAAACCGCGCGAGCAGGTTGTCAAGCGAAGGCACCGCACGGGAGCGTCTGGCTCGTGTGTTATAATGATGAGGGCGCGAGGAAACACCCCACAGGAGGACGACGGATGATTTGCGTGATTGGCGGAGCTGGTTACATCGGCTCGCACTGTGTGAAAAGACTGCTCGAACGCGGCTACGAAGTCATCACTCTGGACAATCTGGAAGCAGGGCACCGGGCGGCTGTGGTTGGTGGTGATTTCGTGCAGGGCGATTATACGAGCAGGGAGGTTCTGGACGCACTGTTCACCAGCTACCCGATAGAATGTGTGATGCACTTTGCCGCCTATGCATCTGTTGCCGACAGCATGACCGACCCCGCGAAGTTCTACCGTCTGAACGTTGTCGGAGGCTACACGCTGCTGGAGGCGATGCGTGAACATCACGTCCCCTATCTCATCTTCTCCTCCAGCGCGGCTACCTATGGGGAACCTCAACAGATACCCATCCCCGAAGACCATCCGCAGCAGCCGACCAACGCTTACGGCGAGACCAAGCGCGCCTTCGAGCAGATGTTGCGGTGGTACGACATGGCATTCGGGCTGCGCTCGATCAGCCTGCGCTACTTCAACGCTGCCGGTGCCGACCCCGAGGGACAATTAGGCGAGGACCACCACCCCGAAACGCACCTGATACCGCTTGTGCTGCTGACCGCACTGGGCAAACACCCCGTGATCAGGATATTCGGCACGGACTATGACACCCCCGACGGCACTGCCATCCGCGACTATATCCATGTTACCGACCTTGCGGACGCCCACATTCTCGCCTATGAGGCGCTGAAACGCGGCGCGCCCACCACTGCCTACAATCTGGGCAACGGGTTGGGCTATTCGGTGCGCGAGGTCATCCGCACCGCCGAAGAGGTCGTCGGGCATCCTGTCCCGCAGGAAGAGGCTCCGCGCCGTGCGGGCGACCCCGCGCGGCTGGTGGCAAGTGCAGAGCGTGCCAGACGGGAACTGGGCTGGCGACCCCAGTACGCGGAACTGCATACCATCATCGAAACCGCGTGGCGGTGGCACTCTGCTCACCCGGATGGCTATGGCGACAGGGCATGACGGTTCTCCCCGCCATCGCTTTGCACCGGCGAAGGGTAACTCTTGCGACGGAAAGAATAGAAGATAGAGATGTGATGAAGGGAGGTGCGCCCCATGAAACTGGGGTTTGTCAGCGCGATATTACCCGACCTTTCTCTGCAAGAGGTCATGCAGTTCGCTGCCGAAGAGGGCTTTGATTGCGTGGAGATCATGTGCTGGCCCGTTGGTAAGGCGGAGAGACGCTATGCTGGCGTCACCCATATCGACGTGGCTACTTTAGACGATGCAAAAATCGCGGAAATCAAAGCACTCTGCGAGCGCACCGGCGTTTCTATCAGCGGTCTGGGCTATTACCCGAACGTGCTTTCCCCCAACCCGGAGGAAGCCAGCGCATGCCTTGAACACCTGAAGAAGGTGATCGCCGCGTCGGCGAAGCTGGGCATCGGGCTGGTGAACACCTTTATCGGGCGCGACTGGACGCGCTCGGTCGAAGACAACTGGGCGCGCTTTGTGGAGGTGTGGAAACCGCTGATCGGCTACGCCGAGAGCCTTGGCGTGCGCATCGGCATCGAGAACTGCCCCATGCTTTTCACACGCGACGAGTGGCCCGGCGGCAAGAATCTTGCCACCTCGCCCGCTATCTGGCGCAGGATGTTCGCAGAGATACCCAGTGACTACTTCGGACTGAACTTTGACCCGTCACACTTCGTCTGGCAGCAGATGGATTACCTGAAGCCCCTGCGCGAGTTCAGCCACAAACTGTTCCACATCCACGCGAAAGACGCGCGCGTTGACAGGCATCGGCTGGACGAGGTGGGCATCCTTGCCACGCCGCTGGAGTATCACGTGCCCAAGCTGCCCGGTCTGGGTGATGTGGACTGGGGCAAGTTCTTCTCGGTGCTCAGCGACGTCGGCTACGAGGGACCGGTGTGCATTGAAGTGGAGGACCGCGCCTACGAGAAAACGCTGGAAACGCGCAAGCACGCGTTGTGCCAGTCCGCACGATACCTGCGCCAGTTCATGAGTGGAGGGAGATAAGCCATGGACTACACCTATCGCGACATCGCCAAAATGATTGACCATTCCCTGCTGAACCCGGCACTGACCGATGCCGAGCTGGAAGCCGGTTGCTGGCTCGCGCGGGAGTATGATGTCGCCAGCGTATGCATCAAACCCTACTATCTGAAGCGATGTGCGGATCTGCTGGCAGGCAGCGAGGTTCTCCCCAGCACCACCATCGGGTTTCCACACGGCGGACATACCACCGCCATCAAAGTCGCCGAAGCGAAGCAGGCGCTGGACGACGGCGGCATCGAGCTGGACATGGTGGTGAACATCGGCAAGGTGCTGAGCGGCGACTGGAACTACGTGCGTGATGACATCCGCGCCGTCGTGGAGGTCACACATGAGCGCGGCGGCATCGTGAAAGTCATCTTCGAGAACTGTTACCTGCAGGACGAGCACAAGATCCGGCTGTGCGAAATATGCGCAGAGGTGGGCGCGGACTTTGTGAAGACCTCCACGGGCTTTGCGCCGGGCGGCGCCACCATCGAGGACCTGAAACTGATGCGCAAACACTCGCCACCGCACGTGCAGGTGAAGGCAGCTGGCGGCATTCGCACGCTGGACGCTTTGCTGGATGTGCGTGCCATCGGTGTGACCCGCGTGGGTGCCACACGCACGGTGGAGATTCTGGAAGAGTGCAAGCGCAGGCTGGAGGCAGGCAGTCGCGCAGATTAATACGGGCGGATTGTATCACTTGGTCATGCGGGTTCGCGTGTAGTTAACGTGGGCAGTGGAGCAGTGTTGTGAGAAGCCCAAAAACTGTCAGATTATGGAGCGGGGGACGGGAATCGAACCCGCACCGCCAGCTTGGAAGGCTGGAGCTCTGCCATTGAGCTACCCCCGCACCGCTGGTCGGGGTGACTGGACTCGAACCAGCGACCTCTTGGTCCCAAACCAAGCGCTCTACCAACCTGAGCTACACCCCGACCTCCGCGCTATTATTATAGTCCAAAACGGAGCGTACGTCAAGCCACACGCGGTCTATTCTTCCGCTGTCCAACCACAACCCTGACCAAAAAACGCGCACTTGCAGGAATCCTCCCGCCTGCTCCAGAAAGCGTACCGTAACCTTGTCAGCACAGAGGAAAGGAGTGTTCACAGCATGGAGATTGGCATACTGACCGCACCTTTTGGTGGAGAACCTCTGGAGGTTGTGGCAGCCTTCGCGGGCGAGCACGGCTTCGCTGCACTCGAAGTCGCTTCGGGACCGGGTTCCAAACATATCGACATCACGAACTTCACGCAGGCAGACGCCGACCGCGTCCTGGAACTGATGGAGCGACGTGCACTGCGCATCAGTAGTCTGGCGATGTACACCAATACCACGCCCGCTGACCCGCAGGAGCGTGCGAGGGTGATTGACCTTCTGAAAAAAGCGGTGGACGCTGCAAAGCTGCTGGGCGTCGACGTGGTGTGTACTCTGGGTGGGATGCCCGTGCCCGGCAAGGATAAATTCAAGACCATTCAGGAAGATTGCATGCAGGTCTTCCCGCCTGTGCTGGATTACGCGGGCGAGCGTGGTATCAAGATCGCACTGGAGAACTGGTACGCTACCAACATGCAGGGTCTGGAGCACTGGAAGTGCATGTTCGACGCCATTCCGCACGAGAACTTCGGCTTGAACTTTGACCCATCGCACCTGATATGGCAGGGCATCGACTACATCGCGGCGGTGCACCACTTCGGGAAACGTATCTTCCACACACACGCCAAAGACACCGAAATCCGCGAGGACAAACTGCGCTGGCTGGGTAATCAGGCACATGGCTGGTGGCGCTACGTGATTCCCGGCTTCGGCGCGGTGCGCTGGGGCGAATATATCGGCGCGCTGAGAGCCGTCGGCTACGATGGCGTGCTCTCCATCGAACATGAGGACAGCGCATTCGGACGCGAAGAGGGCTTCCTTGCCGGCAAGCGATACCTGAGCCAGTTCGTATAGGAGGGTACGTGACGATGGCATACCTGCTGGGCGTCGACGTGGGTACCAGCGGTACCAAGGCACTGCTCATCGACCAGAGCGGAAAGGTGGTTGCCCGTGCGGTCAGTGAGTACCCGCTGTATACCCCGAAGCCCCTGTGGGCAGAACAGGAACCCGCTGACTGGTGGCGAGCTACCTGCGAGAGCATCCGTGAAGTGCTGCGTCAGTCAGGCATCACCGGCGAAGAGGTGCAGGGCGTCGGTTTGTCCGGGCAGATGCACGGCTCGGTATTTCTCGATGAGAATAATCAGGTGATCCGCCCTGCCATCCTGTGGTGCGACCAGCGCACGGCGGCGGAGTGCGCGTGGATTACCGAAACGGTCGGGCGTGAGCGTGTGGTGGAGCTGACGTCTAACCCGGTTTTAACGGGCTTTCAGGCAGGCAAGATTATCTGGTTGCGCAATAACGAGCCAGAGGCGTACGCCCGTGTGCGCAGGGTGTTGTTGCCCAAAGACTACATCCGCTACCTGCTCACCGGTGAGTACGCGACAGAGGTCTCGGACGCCTCGGGCACGTCGCTGTTCAATGTGCGAAAGCGCCAGTGGGCAGACGAGGTGCTGGATGCCATCGGCATCCCGCGCGAGTGGATGCCCAAAGTGTACGAGTCGCCCGAAATCACCGGACGCATCACCGCCGAAGCGGCAGCAGCAACTGGACTGAAAGAGGGCACACCCGTTGTAGGCGGCGGCGGCGATCAGGCGGCGGGCGCGGTGGGCAACGGCATCGTGGAGACGGGCGTGGTATCGGTATCGGTGGGCACTTCGGGAGTGGTGTTCGCCTTTGCCGATGAGCCGGTGGTAGACCCCGGCTTGCGCACGCACACCTTCTGCCACGCGGTGCCCGGCAAGTGGCACGTGATGGGTGTGATGCTATCGGCGGGGGGAAGCCTGCGCTGGTGGCGCGATGCCTTCGCTACCGAGGAGAAGAGCGTCGCCTCCGCAATGGGAGTAGACCCCTACGAGCTGATTACCGCTGAGGCGGCACAGGCTCCGCTGGGCACGGAAGGCTTAATCTTCCTGCCTTACCTCACCGGCGAACGCACCCCGCACGCAGACCCACACGCGCGAGGCGTTTTCTTCGGTATCACCCTGCGCTCCGACCGAGCGCACTTCGCCCGCGCGATACTGGAGGGAGTGGCTTTTGGCTTGCGCGATTCGTTTGAAATCCTGAGTGAGATGGGCTTGCCGATTACGCAGGTACGGGCATCTGGCGGCGGAGCACGCAGTGCGGTGTGGCGGCAAATCCTCGCCGACGTATCGGGCTATGACCACGTGACCATCAACGTGGACGAAGGGCCGGCCTTTGGTGTGGCGCTACTGGCAGGTGTGGGCACGGGCGTGTGGAAGAGCGTTCCCGAAGCCTGCCATGCCACGATCGAGGTGGTCAGCAACACACCCACCAACCCTGATGCCCATCGTGCCTACGAGGCGTATTATGCACTCTACCGCAAGCTGTACCAGCACCTGAAGGCGGACTTCGCCGAGGTGGCGGGGTTGATGCAGTAGAACTCTGTCGATGCTTTGCCCGGTGAGTCACCGGGAACAGTGGGGGGCGGTTCGGATGTAACGCCCCCCGTAATCTACTTCCGAATACATATCACGGCGGTGAAGATACAATGAACGACAGTGCGCGCTGGCAAAAGGTTCAGTTACTTCTGGAACAGGGTATCGCGACAAACATCTACTCCTGCTGTGTGGTAGCGGTGGGCGATTCGAAGTCGGTATGGCATACCGCCAGCGCGGGGCTGGCAGACCCAGAACAGGGAACACCCGCTGACAGCGGCACGCTGTTTGACCTCGCCTCGCTCACCAAGCCGGTAGCCTGCGCCTCCAGCGTGATGGCTCTGGTGGAAGAAGGGGTGCTGCAGCTGGAGGATCCGGTGTCGTCGCTGATCGGTGAGGCTCCAGCGTGGTTCAAGCGCATACGCCTGCGGCATCTGCTCACGCACACTTCGGGCTTGCCTGCCTGGAAGCCCTTCTACGAGCAGGCACAGGGCGATGGGCTCGTACAGGCGGTGCTACAAACGCCCCCTGCGCGCCTGCCAGAGGTAGACTACGAATACAGCGACCTGAACTATATCCTGCTGGGCGAGATTGTCCGTCGTACCTCCGGTAAAAGCCTCGCCGACTACGCGCGGGAGCGCATTTTCCTGCCCGCCGGAATGCTGGCAACCCTGTATAACCCGGGCGAGCACCTTCTGCCCCGCGTAGCAGTGACCGCAAACTGCCCCTGGCGCAAAGGACAGACCCTGGGCGGGCAGGTGCATGACGCTAACGCGTGGGCAATGGGCGGCGTGAGCGGGCACGCGGGACTGTTCTCCACCGCGAACGACCTCGCCCGCTTCTGCCAGATGCTGCTGCGGGGAGGCGACGGTGTGCTGGGAAGGATGACCATCGAGCAGATATTCCACAATCAGATACCGGGCATCGGTGGACAGAGCTTCGGCTGGTTCACCCACCCCAACGAACTGCTTCCCCGCGCCAATCTGCTTCCCGAAAGCTGTATCGGGCACTCGGGCTTCACAGGCACAGCAATCCTGCTGAATCGGCAGCCCGAGTTTTTCGTGGTGCTGCTGAGCAACCGCGTATACTGCGCCTACGAGGGAGAACGCTGGCTGCCCTATCGTCGGCAGATATTAAACGCCGTTAGCGCGGTCATCGGTTGAAGCGAGACGCCAGTTGCCCTCACCCCCTGCCCCTCTCCCGACGCTGCGGGAGAGGGGTGTTTGCCCTCACCCCAGCTCCTCCCCCGACGCTGCGGGAGAGGGGTGTTTGCCCTCACCCCAGCTCCTCCCCCGACGCCGCGGGAGAGGGGTGTCCTGCACTCCCCCTTCCCTCGCAGGGAAGGGGGCTGGGGGGTTAGGTGAACCGACGTTGCCCTCACCCCTGCCCCCTCTCCCGACGCTGCGGGAGAGGGGAGAGCTGGCAGCAGGCACGGCAGTTGCCTGTGTGTCGCTACGTCAATGCCATCGGCATCAGCACGCAAAGGTAGTTGTCCTGGTCTGCCGGGCGGATGACCGCCGGACGCAGCGACTCCGTGAGTTCCAGATGCACCCCTTCGGAGTCGATCACGCTCAGCACGTCGATCAGATAGCGCGCGTTGAATGCCACTGTGATGTCGTCGCCCTCGCGCACCACCTCTACCTCCTCGTGCGCCTTGCCCGATTGCCCGCTTTCCGCTTCGATAATCAGATACTCACCGTTCGTGCTGAGGATGACGCGGTTGCTGATATCGCGAGCCACGAGACTGGCGCGGCGCACGGCGCGCAGAAACTCTTCGGTCGTGAGCGTCAGCCGCTTCGTGTAGGTGGTGGGGATGACGCGCTGGTATGCCGGGAACTGCCCGTCGATCAGGCGGGTAATCAGGAAAGTGCGGCGAGGGTCATCCACCGGTCGGAAGGATGCCTGATTGCGCCCGATTTGCACCTCAACCTCGCCCTCGTAGTCGCCCACAATGCGCGCCAACTCGTTCATGGCACGCGCGGGTATCACTGCAGTGAGCGGTGTTTCCAGAGCATTTGTTCCCGCGAGGTGCGAGCGCACGGTTAACCGGTGTGTATCGGTCGCCACCATGCGCAGGGTGACGCCGTCGTATTCGACCAGCACGCCGGTCAGTATGGCACGGGTTTCCTCGGTGCTCACCGCGAAGATGGTCTGTTTAATCATCTCTTTGAGTGTATCGGCGGGCACGGCGAAGGAGGTGGCTTCGCTCACCTCGGGCAAAGAGGGATACTCCGCAGGCGACAGCCCCAGCAGCTTGTACTCTGACCGCTCGCAGCTGAGCAGCACAGCATGGGTAGCGTCATCGCTCAACTTGACCTCGGCATCGGGCAGAGACGACAACACCTCCTGCGTCAGCTTGGCAGGCGTCGTGGCATCGCCGGGCATCTCCACGGTGGCAGGCACGAAGCACTCGATGCCGATTTCGAGGTCAGTAGCGGTCAGTTTCAAACCGTCGCCATCGGCACTCAGATGAATGTGTTGCAGGATGGGCAGGGAGCTGCGTCCGCTTACCGCGTGCGCCACGGTCTGTACGCCCTCCAGCAGTTCTTTACGGGTGGTGATAACCTTCATGATGAACCTCCTCACTCCTCGAAGTCTTCGGGTAGCAACGGCAGAGAGAACGGCTCCTCCGGCTGGTGCACCTGTTGCAGATGCGGGAAGCGCTCCGCGATGTGGCGCAATACGCGCTCGCCGATCTGTTCCGACACCATCGGCGTCTCCACCCCCTGCCGGAGCAGCTGTCGTGCCTGCTCCAGCGAGCGCGCCTCATACGCGCAGGCAGGACAACGCAGCAGGTGTCTTTCGATGCGTTGCATCATGCTCTCGGTGAGCTCCTGGTCCATGTAGTTACCCAGTAGCTCGCGCACTTCGGTGCACTTCATGTCTCTTCCCCCCACTCTTCCGAGAGCGCGTCGCGCAGAGCCGTCCGGGCGCGGTATAACATGCCCTTCACGGAGGGCACGCTACGCCCTAATATTTGCGCCACCTCCTTCGCGGTGAACTCTTCCACATCGCACAACAGCAGCACCGTCTGATACTCCTCTGGCAACTGTTTCAGAGCCCGCTGCACCGCGACGCGCAGCTCAATCTCAGCGGTGTCTCCCCCCCACGCAGGCTCGCCTCCGTCTTCCAGTCGCAGCAGGCGAGGCTGTCGCAGGCGGTCGATACAACAGTTGCGTGCGATGCGAAACAACCAGGCTTTGAAGGTGCCCTCCGCACGATAGCCCATACATCCTTCGAAGGCGCGGAGAAACACTTCGGACAGCACCTCTTCGGCATCCGCACGGTTGCCCAGCAGGCGCGTGGCATACGCCAGCACGGCGTCGGCGTAGCGCCAGAACAGCGTTTCCACCGCCTGCATATCGCCCGCACGGAACCGCGCGACCAGTCGTGACTCTTCACTCTCTCTACCGTTTTCCATAACACAAGACGTATGGGAGGTTCAAAAAGCACCGCGGCGGGTGCAAATTCCTTGCAGATTGTAACCACCTTTGGACGTGGTGTCAAGGGTGTCACCGATACCCGTACTCTTGCGGTGCAGCATTTCTGCGCAAACTGCCGATAATGGGAGCGTACAAATACTTCGTGTGAGGGCAATTGTATGAGCAGCCATGAGACGCTCACCGAGCTGGTGGAGGTTTTGATCGACAAAACCCGTGACAAACGCCTGATGTGGGAGCCAGTTGGTGAAGCAGACACCTACGCCACCGTCATCGATGGCTCCTATACGTTGCGGGTGTATCGAGATGACGATGAGGTATGCCTGGTGTTGCGCGAGATGCACTCTCCCGAAGCGATTACCCTCTTCGCGCACAACCAGATTGACCACGAGCGACTGGAACTGCTCCATCGTGTAGTGCGTGAGAACGCGCTGCGCTACGATGAGAAAATCGCGCAGGTGGTGGAGATTTTGAAGGCGCTGTAGCATCTAGCGCAGCACGTGCCGCAAGAAGAAGAACAGGTTCGCAGGGCGCTCTGCCAGCCTTCGGGTGAAGTAGGGATACCACGCCTCCCCGTAGGGCACATACACGCGCATCTGGTAGCCCTGAGCCACCAGCTGCTCCTGCAGGTCGCGCCGGATGCCATACAGCATCTCGAACTCGAACCGCTGAGGCGGAATGTCGTTCTCGCGGGTGAAGGCAATGGCATCGCGGATGATGCTTTCGTCGTGCGTGGCAATGGCAGGGCGATGCCCGTGTAGCAGTAGATTCCGCATCAGGCGACGGTACGCCTCGTCCACCTGGCGGCGTTTGGGATAGGCGACGCTCGCAGGCTCCGCGTATGCCCCCTTGCACAATCGCACCGAAGCCCTGCATCCCACCAGCTGCTGGATGTCCGCCTCGCTGCGGTAGAGGTACGCCTGTATCACAACGCCCAGGTTGGGATACCGATCGTGCAGACTGTAGAAGAGGTCCAGCGTGCGTTGTGTGTATACACTGTTTTCCATATCGATGCGCACAAAGCCGCCAACATCTCCTGCCCGCTGGAGGATGCGTTCCAGGTTCTGTTTGCAGAAGGCTTCGTCGATATCCAGTCCCAGCTGCGTCAGCTTCAGCGATACCTGCACGTCCAGCCCTTGCTGAGCCATTGCTGGCAACACGCGAAGATATTCTTCGACGACCGATTCCGCCATCTGCCGGTCGCGCACGCTCTCTCCCAGATAGTCAATAGAGACGTTCATGCCCCGGGACCGCAGCTGGGAAGCGACGCGCAAGGCATCGGCAAGACATTCTCCGGCAACAAAACGGTCAACCAGTTTACGGAACGGTCGCCCACGGGTAATCCAGTGGCGTACCGGGGGCAAAGAGGCAACTTTCAACACAACGGCACGAGTGAGCATCCTTTCCCTCGGCAGGTGAAGTGTACACCTACAGTATACACTCGAAGGCGGGTGAAGACAATGTTGCCCCGCAGCGGGGGTGAGGGCAAAAATCAAGCCCCCTTTTCGGGGGCTTGATTCATCTGAGGAAATCCGTTGTGCCTTACGCGCGTCGACGACGCAATGCCATGCCAGCAAGTCCGACCACACCCGTAGCCAGCGCGAGCAGGCTACCGGGCTCCGGCACCGGTACCAGGTTCAGCGTGTAGCTACCGCCGGGGCGAGCTGCACTTCCATCGCCCTGAATCACGTACGAGGTGTAGGAAGCACCTGTGCCCGCGTCATGGATGACTACCGGGTAGGGGGAATCTCCCGGCATCAGTCCCGTGTTCTTCAGACTGATGTCGAAGACCTTCTTGCCAGCCGATACATCGATGCCGGTGAGGCTAGCGAAGACGATGCGCAACCCCCATGGGCGCGCCCCGCTCCCTCTCGCCCCTGCTAGAGCCTTAAAGGTTGGGCTGCCGAGGTCGGTCATAATGTTTGTGACCGCAGTGTCCAGTGTCCCATTCAGTTCGATCTCAAGGTCGAGGGGGGTTGCGGAGATGCCCATTCCGTTGGCGCGGTCCCAGCCCAACATGACCTCCAGCCCTTTGACCTGCACATCATGCTGGAACCACACGGAGAGGTTAATGACATCTCCCGGCGCCACCATTAGCTCGGTGAGGGGCGTGCTCTCACCCGCCTTGGAAATCCAGAACTGCAATGCACTGGCGGGGCTGAGGCTGAGCAGCGTCAGCGTCGCGGAAGCGACACCTGCTACGAGCCAGAAGCGTAGACCCTTCATACTCGCCTTCCATCTCCTTTCTTAGAGTGTTACTTGGATGGATTACCTGAGCCTATTGTAGCGCACCGGTACAGGTTTGTCAACAGGGAATCCTTAAACCCACCACAAAATTTTTCGTCCCGCCGTGGCCCTGCGATTTGCAACGAGTGCCGCAACTGCCGGCTCTCCTCTCCCTCAAATCAAACCATTACATGTACTGCATGTGCAAGGCGGACTTCCCTTCCCTCCTCGGGGTAGCAGGGTGCGCCTGCTCAGGCTCTCCATCCCATATATAATGCAAGATTCGTACCGTACAAAGGGTTTTGGGGGGTTTACGGGCAGAAATTTTCGAAAATTGTTTGGCGAGACGCCAATCCGCGTGGTTTTATAGGGCGCAGACAGGTAAAAAATCCCTCTGAACAAGCACTTTCACCATCCGCGCGCACCCTTCTTGCTGAAAACGTGCGAGCTACTGCATCGCCTGACATGCATCTCTAAAAGCCTGCTCCCCGTACTCCTATCACCGACTCCAGCAGTACCACAGTGCAGTAAACCACCACGTCGCCCAGAATCAAC
This window harbors:
- a CDS encoding PEP-CTERM sorting domain-containing protein (PEP-CTERM proteins occur, often in large numbers, in the proteomes of bacteria that also encode an exosortase, a predicted intramembrane cysteine proteinase. The presence of a PEP-CTERM domain at a protein's C-terminus predicts cleavage within the sorting domain, followed by covalent anchoring to some some component of the (usually Gram-negative) cell surface. Many PEP-CTERM proteins exhibit an unusual sequence composition that includes large numbers of potential glycosylation sites. Expression of one such protein has been shown restore the ability of a bacterium to form floc, a type of biofilm.), producing the protein MKGLRFWLVAGVASATLTLLSLSPASALQFWISKAGESTPLTELMVAPGDVINLSVWFQHDVQVKGLEVMLGWDRANGMGISATPLDLEIELNGTLDTAVTNIMTDLGSPTFKALAGARGSGARPWGLRIVFASLTGIDVSAGKKVFDISLKNTGLMPGDSPYPVVIHDAGTGASYTSYVIQGDGSAARPGGSYTLNLVPVPEPGSLLALATGVVGLAGMALRRRRA